From Magnolia sinica isolate HGM2019 chromosome 13, MsV1, whole genome shotgun sequence, one genomic window encodes:
- the LOC131223846 gene encoding uncharacterized protein LOC131223846 — translation MLNPLTPWDRPPLKNIFCIYEIDMKTEDVKTGGGKFFQHKAYCEKHILDQKKKAESLQHGPDEVRHIKQIQPAAQSYLLRLQGLLRTIRMENAGGGNDDAGLEAAEDGWVVLS, via the exons ATGTTAAATCCTCTTACACCTTGGGATAGACCTCCATTGAAAAACATTTTCTGTATATATGAGATCGATATGAAGACTGAG GATGTGAAGACTGGTGGAGGCAAGTTTTTTCAGCACAAGGCTTATTGTGAAAAGCATATCTTGGATCAGAAAAAGAAG GCCGAGAGTCTGCAACATGGACCTGATGAGGTCCGCCACATTAAGCAAATCCAA CCAGCAGCCCAGAGCTACCTGTTGAGGTTGCAAGGCCTGCTACGCACAATTCGAATGGAGAATGCTGGTGGAGGCAATGATGACGCTGGCCTGGAAGCAGCAGAAGATGGATGGGTAGTGTTATCTTAA